AGGTCAATTAGTTGTTACGAACGAATTCAAAATCCGAAGGAGCGGGAAAATACAGAGTGACGTGTCACaatccatcatcatcttcattaatCAGATCAAAAATAATAGGGTTCATCATCACAAAATCCAGAAACCGTCACagttcaaatttttcaaattcaaattcaaaaaaaaaatggagaagtaCGAGAAGCTAGAGAAGGTCGGAGAAGGAACATACGGCAAAGTCTACAAAGCGATGGAGAAAGGAACTGGTAAGCTCGTAGCTCTGAAGAAGACTCGTCTCGAGATGGACGAAGAAGGTATCCCACCAACCGCGCTTCGTGAGATCTCGCTTCTCCAGATGTTATCTACATCGATCTACGTTGTTCGATTGCTCTGCGTCGAACACGTTCATCAGCCTCCTTCAACCAAATCCCAACCCCCCAAATCCAACCTCTATCTCGTTTTCGAGTATCTCGACACTGATCTTAAGAAATTCATCGATTCGTATCGGAAAGGACCTAATCCTAAGCCGCTTGAGCCTTTTCTGATTCAGAAGTTGATGTTTCAGCTTTGTAAAGGAGTCGCGCATTGTCATAGCCACGGTGTGCTTCACCGTGATTTGAAACCGcagaatcttcttcttgtgaAAGATAAAGAGCTTCTTAAGATTGCTGATTTGGGTCTTGGTCGTGCTTTTACTGTTCCTCTTAAGTCGTATACGCATGAGATTGTTACTCTTTGGTATAGAGCACCTGAAGTTCTTCTTGGATCCACTCATTATTCAACTGCTGTTGACATGTGGTCTGTTGGTTGTATCTTTGGTTAGTCTCACTGATGATGTTTGAATTCGTCTCTCTGCGTTgtgattttgtatttatgtttgttttttttgctgaaTTTGCATTAGCTGAGATGGTTAGGAGGCAAGCTCTCTTCCCTGGCGATTCTGAGTTTCAGCAGTTGCTTCATATCTTCAGGTATTTTGAGTTTACCTTCAATtagttattttggttttgtccAGTGTCAATGTGAATTGCATCATTGAATGATATAGCTAGCTTACCAATTGAAAAACGGTTGATTCTATATAGTTCAGGTTTCATTGATCATAGTCCAATGGATTTAAGGATTCAGTATTCTTGAACAGAGAAACTATGATCTTGCTAATGGTTCCTTCTTTGGTTCATGGAGGTTGCTAGGAACACCAACTGAGCAGCAATGGCCGGGTGTTTCCACTCTCCGTGACTGGCATGTCTACCCTAAGTGGGATCCGCAAGACTTAACTCTTGCTGTTCCTTCTCTTTCACCTCATGGAGTTGATCTTCTCACGGTAATCCACTGCCTGATGACCATAGCTTATGAATATTGTTGCAGATCAGCTCTAAGctcctcttcttcttatgcCTAAGCTGAACACTGCTTTGTTCATTCTCTCTGATTGAGCTTTATGTTTGAACAAATGCAGAAATTGCTCAAGTACAATCCAGCCGAAAGAATCTCAGCAAAAGCAGCACTTGATCACCCATATTTCGACAGCCTTGACAAGTCTCAGTTCTGAAGCGAAACACTCACAAGTTCTCATTGGTGAATCTGTTGTCATCGTCTTGGTGAATGTTAaacatttgttttatgttgGTTTCCGACACATCAGTGTCTTCTTATGTTTGGATTAGAGAATCTGTAGTCTTGCAGAAGAAACTGGTAAAGCTTGTTTTCTCGAGTGAATGTATAACACAATGGTGTTGTAGCAATGAGATGATTCCTTAAGATCCTTTATTCTTGTGTTATCAACTTATCATACAAACTTGATGCTCAGCATTCTGAATATGTCAACTTTGAGAGTTAAAGTGAGACCATACAGGTGAAATAAAGGGTCTTTTATAGAATTGTCACACCG
The sequence above is drawn from the Camelina sativa cultivar DH55 chromosome 4, Cs, whole genome shotgun sequence genome and encodes:
- the LOC104781279 gene encoding cyclin-dependent kinase B1-1-like, whose protein sequence is MEKYEKLEKVGEGTYGKVYKAMEKGTGKLVALKKTRLEMDEEGIPPTALREISLLQMLSTSIYVVRLLCVEHVHQPPSTKSQPPKSNLYLVFEYLDTDLKKFIDSYRKGPNPKPLEPFLIQKLMFQLCKGVAHCHSHGVLHRDLKPQNLLLVKDKELLKIADLGLGRAFTVPLKSYTHEIVTLWYRAPEVLLGSTHYSTAVDMWSVGCIFAEMVRRQALFPGDSEFQQLLHIFRLLGTPTEQQWPGVSTLRDWHVYPKWDPQDLTLAVPSLSPHGVDLLTKLLKYNPAERISAKAALDHPYFDSLDKSQF